GACCCCGCCGAGgctcctccccgccgccggacTTCGCCCCGCCGCCGTGcgacctccgccgccgcccgcgacggcccgcgtctccgccgcccatggccgccgcccggccgcgcctctccctccgccgccggcgcctcccCTCGTCGGagcgccgcccgccgcctgccctcaccccgccgccggccgccgcctcctccggcgcCAGTCACCGCCCCTTCGCCGGATCCGGCCGGTTGGATGAGATCCACCGGTCCGGCGAACCAAACGCGCCCGCGCCCCGTCCCGGTTCCCGCCGTCCCGCGTTGACTTTTCGCGGAGGTGATTTTTCCCTAAGTCCCCAGTATTTCATAATTTATGCGCATGTTCAACTGTGTGTTACTttttgcatgtagctccgattcgcgcgtgtgatatgtcaaattgttcgtctcgtgatgatcttcattttgttcaattgcaccttgttcatttgagtccatcttgataccctaatcatcattgcaagagtgctagttgatgttattctctggttcttaacagaacttggtgatttgtcatttttgtatcatttattctgtgcatcttttgagcatgagctctacatgtgttttgaagtatgccatgccatctttccagtggtgtagtccatgtatttttgtgatctctgtggtgactagcacaagcatgcaaactaggccccgtaatatttctgatttcagagacggtgatttctccaagtccttgtctgctgtaattttgttgccatgtaaacttgattctacagagagatccatgcatattttggtgatgttcagtaaggatgttttgtagatatagttgtaattgatccattcctgtaattttttgcaattttagagcgccatagcatgactcaatcttgctctacttttgctataaaatatttctggcaggttctaaacatgatatgcaattttgccaagcttattgtagttgatccatacattatatgctattgttcttgccatggttagcttcataaatatgccatcttgctgtaggtatgcttgttttgtcatgcattgctttgtggtgagtgcatcaagctcaccaacatgcctacatattaatatttctgccatgctctgttttctgctaagtctgaaacctgataacgaaacttgctatggttacatgcttgccatcatatcttctggtcctttttgacttatggtcagtaagggacttttgtcatatgctttgagtagattcatgccatgcctttctTTGCTATGTTAAGTCCCTGTAGCATGTGGAtatcgtgctctgaacattgcaacctgatgttatttctgccatgtccagtaatttctctaagtctgtgaactgttattatttgcaatcttgccatgtccttttgagcatgttctagtgatttctggagatagctcagtgttcatgatTTGTTGTGCcttacctgtacatcatgcccatgccttttgttttcatgttgagttgctgtagcatattgttttgatgcttgccatatgcctagttgctgttttcgtcagattgttgctatgtattgtttggagtgtatgtgttgcaccgttgctccgttttgagcgtgctctatatgaaacttgcttagttttgcatgtagccTCATATTATCAtattgcatccttgttttgaggtgtttgcttaatgtttgtatgcattttgcatcaatgccatgtttaacttgttttgctcatatcttctaggccgtagctccgaatctaatgaactttatatgtaacttgactagaatgtCGTGTAGATcttcatggtgctctttaacttgctgtttaacaacttcaacttaatgcttgCTCAGTTCTGGAataatttcgaaatttgcatatgaggacttaccggatttgttatatgttgattccggcctcatttaaacttgccttgatgtgttgttcttgtatgcatcatctcttgccacgagtagcttcatatagactcgtcatgcatcattcttggttGAGCGTCTTGCCTTGTTCATgcgtggtgtgtttaccttgttgtgtgcttcttctcgatagttcccgtgtcgttgcgatcgtgaggattcgttcgtcttcgtggcttcatcttcttcatggattcgttcttcttcctagcgggatttcaggcaagatgaccgtcaccttggatctcattactatcattgctatgctagttgcttcgttctatcgctatgttgcgctacctattctcttgctcttcaagcctcccaaattgccatgaacctctaacctttgtcaccattcctagcaaaccgttgtttggctatgttaccgctttgctcagcccctcttatagcgttgctagttgcaggtgaagatgaagattgctccatgttggattatgtttatgttgggatatcacaatatctcttttatattattaatgcatctatatatttggtaaagggtggaaggctcggccttatgcctggtgttttgttccactcttgccgccctagtttccgtcataccggtgttatgttcccggattttgcgttccttacacggtcgggtgatttatgggacccccttgacagttcgccttgaataaaactcttccagcaaggcccaaccttggttttaccatttgctcagcctatttcttttccctagggagtcgctctctcgagggtcatcttattttacccccccgggccagtgcttctctaagtgttggtccgaaccgagcagcctgcggggccacctcagggaaactcgaggtctggttttactcgtagcttgacttatccggtgttgccctgagaacgagatatgtgcagctcccatcaggatgtcggcgcatcgggcggctttgctggttttgttttaccattgtcgaaatgtcttgtaaccgggattccgagactgatcgggtcttcccgggagaaggaatatccttcgttgaccgtgagagcttatcatgggctaagttgggacacccctgcagggtataaactttcgagagccgtgcccgtggttatgtggcagatgggaatttgttaatatccggttgtagagaacttgacacttgaccttaattaaaatacatcaaccgcgtgtgtagccgtgatggtctcttctcggcggagtccgggaagtgaacacggtttatgggttatgtttgacgtaagtaggagttcaggatcacttcttgatcattgctagtttcacgaccgttcctttgcttctcttctcgctctcatttgcgtaagttagccaccatacttgcttagtcgctgctgcaacctcaccactttaccctcctttcctttccctttaagctttgctagtcttgatacccatggtaatgggattgctgagtcctcgtggctcacagtttactacaccaccagttgcaggtacaggttgtgcgatgatcatgacgcgagagcgatgtttacttgtttggagttcttcttctgcttcttcttcgttcaggggataggttccaggccggcaacctgggctagcagggtggatgtcgtttgagttttagtttatgtttcatccgtagtcggatgttgatcttatgtatgtggtaatgatgtattcttgcggcatttgtatgccttgtatgtatccccaaatattatgtaatgttgatgtaatgatatccaccttgcaaaagcgtttcaatatgcggttctatccttggtggggccttcgagtctctttaggatagtatcgcatattgggcgtgacactgggcccatcacccattgcacacctgcacgttgcgtacgcggccggaagcagacctagcccccttaatacaagtgtgagcttacggtccaatgcggcgcgcgccactcagtcgctgacgtcacgaaggcttcggctgataccacgacgtcgagtgcccataactgttcccgcgtagttggttagtgcgtataggccagtggccagactcagatcaaataccaagatctcgttaagcgtgttaattgaagtatccgcgaacgccgaccagggccaggcccacctctctcctaggtggtctcaacctgccctgtcgctccgccataaagtaacagtcgggggccgtcgggaacccaggcccacctctaccgggatggagccacctgccccttcagcccccatctccgaacagtatcataagtaatgtaacagtataaagtatatagcatatgcccgagatcacctcccgaagtgatcacggcccagtagtatagcatggcaaacgggcaagagtgtagggccactgatggaacactagcatcctatactaagtagtaggatagcaggtaagggtaacaactgtagcaacaatgacaggctatgcagcagaataggattaactgaaagcagtaacatgctacactactctaatgcaagcagtatagagaagaataggcgatatctggtgatcatgggggggggcttgcttggaagctcagccgagaaggaggggtcgtcaacaccgtagtcgtactgggtagcagcggcgttggtcttggggtctaccggagaagaagagggggaagaacagtaaatacggagcaaacaaagcatcacacaaaatataacaaggcaatacgcggtgccagGGGTAATCTAACGCGGGGATAGGTGATACCaacgaagggggaaaacatctgggaaagtatccccggtgttttgcgttttcggacagatgaactgagggagaaagttgcgtgttcgctatgctagggatgtgtggcagacgaacgggctgcgtatccggatccgcctcgtcgttctgagcaactttcatgtacaaagtttttccatcagagctacggtttattttatattgattttaaaaAGGATTTAATCAATTTTCGGAATTATCAGAATTTAATTAGAAAAGGCAATTATGATGTCAGcgtgacatcagcatgatgtcagcaggaCCAAAGGTTGACTTGGTCAACCCTGTAggtgggtcccgttcgtcatgGTCACAGGTTAATTAATTGAACCTGGTTAATTAATTTAACCAAAATAGTAGGTTAATTAAACAgcattaattaagttaattaattaattaactaattattttaattattattttttagaCGTTTTGGGCCGTGGGGCCCTATGGTCAGTGGCACAGGGCCAGTGGGCGTGCGATTACGGGCGAACGGGCAGTGGGGTTCGGGCGCTGGGCGTCGGATGCCGGAGCGCTCGATGCGCGCGGTCGGGGCGCTTGAGGCGATGGCGCGGTGGCACAAGGGCAAGCCAGAGCGGGGAGGGATGCGGGAGGCCGGGGCGAGGCCAGGGGTCGAGCGGAGCAGGGGGAAAAGGGGCGGTCGGCGCGCTGAGCGCGGCGCTGCAGCGGCAGCGGGCGAGGTCGCAGGGAGCGAGGCGTGCGGGCTGCGGGGCTGGCGGCGGCCGAGCGCGACCATGGCGGCTAGGACGCAGAGGAGGCATCGGCCACGAGCAGAGAAGGGCAGGGGGCGCGGACGCGACCAAGGCGCGGGCGGCACGAGCGGGGCTCAGGGGGGCGTGGCCAGAGCGCGACGCGGACGGCGACGGGCGCGAGCGTGCGTGGAAGGCAGCAAAGAGGGGGGTGCGCTCACTTTCGTTGCAGGGGAACAGGGGGCGGCGAGGGTCGTTGTAGCCGTTGGGGAGGAAGGACGGGGACGGCTGGCGCaagggaggaggcggcgatgtagaggacgGCGGGGAGGCAGTCCAGCGATGGGGGGGAGTGGGCCTCCGCGCGGCGACGTCGGCCTCGGGGCGCCGCGGGTGTCGGGGGCGAGGCGGggagacgacggcgatgaggcCCGGCGTGTCGAGGCCGtgagccgcagcggcggcggggcagcgccgGGAACGGGCGCCGGCATCGTGGGGGAGCGCGGGGCGCGGTCGTCGGGGTGgatccccgatccagatcgggggggaGTAGGAGGAGTGAGGGGGGTCGTGGGAGGGGGCGAGTGGGGGCGGtgaggggttagggtttcggtcgGTCGGAACGGGGGGTTAGTAGGCtagggcgcggggtgggccggcccattcgggcggctgaggccagctgggccacttggcctagctggggggggggggggctttctattttttttctattttgtattttccttctctttgatttatttttcttttctgttttggtTAATTGTTTGGGCACCAAAtgagttttgtaaaatatgaAAGCTGGCCCATAAATCATAGCACAATATATCCtaccaccaaaaactagtttggggtaaatatcatttcatatttattttgtattaataaaaaggttattaaataatgtttaagtcacttatcaaatttcaataatgttgcttacaattttatcatagcctctgacttatctactatttattgaacattttagttttaatatttgaaaacttttattgtttgcttgattttgaatttgaatttgattcggtttcgaactaacgcgagattagcaacaataaccgaggtgacgtggcatcgttaacgtaggattactgtagcttaattatccgggcgtcacaaaacCTCTGTTGCCACGAATGAGACCAAACATGTAATGTGGAGGGAGATTGCGTCTGACTGCAATAAGATTATGTCTGCCGGCATTGGTGCTTTGCATGACACCATCGTCCGAAAAAACAAAGTTCGGTGTTGTCTTTTTAAATTGTTCCGTGATATAGGAGAGATTGTAATTTTGAGGAACATAGTTTCGCTAAATACACTCCGGGTCTTTCTATTGGACGTCATTTTTGGCTCCTTGAGCCTCCTGATATCAATTATATTCCGATGAACATTGTGATTGATTAATAAAGTGAAGTGTGTTTAGCTAAAAAATGAATGAGACCTCTTTCAGATCATAATTTAAAGTGTTGACTAGAAGTTCGCCGTTCTTGGAATATTTGAAGCAATCTAGTAGAATCATTTTGGATGACCAACTTGAGGGATCATTGTTATTCAGGAAAAAAAACATGAAAATATTCCAACAAAATAGAAACGTGAATAGTTCAATTATGATTGACTATCAATTTGGACACCTATAGTTTGGGGTCTTCTGACCATCATTCTCACAATAGTAGTATTCTTATAACTAAAAAAGGGTGTGGATTCTGGACATAAGCGACTGAGGTTGAGGTCCTATGAAATTCACTACAAGCAAGAGTAAAATGTAAAATTAGTGTTTTTTAGTGATAGACATGATGAAGTCATCATATGCACCTAATCATCGACAAAAACATCATCTATTGAAGAATATATTTCGTCTTTATGAGAAGCGCAGGTATCAAACTTGAAGTTTGATCTCTGATGGACATTGGATACAACCACCGTTTTTTTTCGTGTACAACCACTCTTCTAGTCATTCAACTACATGTCGGCTCTCAAAAGTGAATTAAGTGCTAGTAGACAATTCTTCGTTTTTTTATCCCACACTTCCTTCGTCCCATAATATGAATATGAGAGGTTATTACAGCCGATAAGCAGTGGAAAAACGATTGTACATGTTTCACGAGGTATAAATATCCAGCCCCTGATTGAATAGAAGAATAAACAAAAAAATGCATGGTAAGAATAAACAATCTATCAACTTGTGTATCTCTATCGATACAGTGGTATATACTGGAAAACCCGCTCTCCGGCCCACGGGTTTGTACGAAGAGCAAAAACGTTTGTCCGTCCATGCAAAAAAAAAAGTtcgtccatataccctaaaaaaaATCATCGGCGAAAAAGAATAAAGAATGTGTGTTGATGTTTTTTTTCTCTGCACTGAGGGATGAGATCGCCCGTACGGTAGATTCTACCGTAGCACAACGGAGGCGAGGAAGCTGAGCACGGCGACGGCGCCGACGGCGGAGCAGCACAAGTCGACGAGCACCTCCCGCCTTGCCTTGGACTCCTTCCTCCCCCTCTTGCTCCTTACGAACTCCTCGTACCTCCTCTTGGCCTcttctctttccttctcccctcctttCCTCGGTCCTTCCATTGCGGCTGCAAGAAGCCGCAGGctgccttcgccgctcaccgccGCGTTTTCGGCGTCCTCGACGGTGAGGCTGACCTCCCTAAGGTACCCGGCCTCCTCCGAGCAGGTGACTGTGCCCTCGAACTTGCTCCCGCCGAGCACCACCGCGAACCGCACCAACGTCTCGCCGGTGTACCAGTGTCTATCCACGGCCACCGCCCGCCGGCTCGACACGTTCACCGCCCGGCCGCTTCGGGGGTCCACGACGATCCAGCTGAGCTCCAAATCCGACGGAGAGAACGAGGCCGCCGGCACCGGGTCCTTGCACTCGACGGCGTCCACGCGGAACGGCGAGGTCAGGAACCACGAGGACGACGTGGAGGTCTCCACGACCCGGGAGAAGAGGGGCGCTCCCTTGTGGTACACGTCCACGGCGGAGATGAGCTCGACGGGGAGACATTGATCGGCCGCGGTGACGGAAGCAGCATCCGTGGAACTGGACGGGAAGGGGAAGGCGTCGGCGAAGAGGCGCTGCGGAGAGACGGCCGCGGAGCCGAGGATGTCGCGCCGCTGGGTCTGCAGCAGCGACGGCCACCGTGCGACGCAGAGCGCGCGCCACGTCTCCGGCTCCGCGGCGAGGGCGCGGAGGCCTGCCGTGGCGCAGCTCGCGGCGGCCAGGGACGGGCCGTCGAGGCGGCGCAGCGCGCAGGCCAGCACGTCGGCGGGCAGGTCCTCCACGGTGGTCTGCATTTTCCTGGCCTCTCGGTCGACAGCCGGAGTAGCTAGCGTAACCACAACTCCACAAGCGGCCGGAGGTCGAACAATCTCCTCCCCAGACTCCAGACGCCGAGCGGGAATGCGATGGCTAGCAATGCGACCAAGAGTTGTTTGTTTTATAGGCCTGCCGCGTGCACAACGCGCTGATGCCTTGTCGTGTCCTCCCTGTTTGGCCATGGCGAAAGTGACGCCGTGACAGCCCGACGGGCCGGGCCGGGCGCGTTCGGCCAACGGGAGAGACGACGTGCCTTGCGCGCGGGCGGCCGGTGTCGCGGGGCCGCGGACGTGCGCGCGGCGTGCCCGGAAGTTGGGGTTCCGAACAGAGAGTTTTGTCGGTGCCAGCTTCCACAGGTTAGCCCGTAGCGGCAGGCGCCGGCGACggacgcacgcacgcacgcacgcgaTCGGTGTGTTTGCATGCGCGCGCGTGCCGTCCGAGCACCGGTTCCACGATCCCGCGCCGAGCATTGCTGCGGATTCTGGCCTTTCCAAATCCAAATGGAAAGAGCCGGTTGAAGCAGTTGTGTTCCTGCTGTGATTCCGACTAAAATATTGCATGCTGTAGGAACGTCTGCCAGATTGACGTGGGCACGAGACACCTGCAAGCTCCATCCGTGTCAACGTCGGATGAGCTATACAGCACAGCTAGAGCAGCAGGCTGTGCGATCAGATTGGCCTTGCGGCAAAGTATATCCTCGTTAGGTTAAGTTTTGTGGTGTGGATGAGATGGATGGCGCCTATCTCCTCCGCACTTTGTGTGTGTGGTCTGTGAAGCGTTGGCCGGCTAGTTCTTGTCGCATGTGCTATGCTCTTCTTACGTTAGCATACGTACCTCGTTTCCCCGTGACAATTCTTCTATTTTAAGCCCGAAAGCACGTCGGTTTTGTCCTATGTTCCACATTTCTTCATCCGTCATTCTCCGTTATGCTCTTAGCTGTTGTCTCCCGTACCATTCAGCGAAAACTCCAGCATCTACAGGCGGCCCTCTCAAACGCCCGGACAGACCGGCTGGTCAACCGGTCAAAGAAAAAAAGACCCAACCGAACCTCTCAAACCACGGACAAATGCCCGGGCTGACCGGTAGGCCCCGTGGCTGTTCCACAAAAATCTCGATCCGGACTCTTCGCTCCGAACCCTAGCTCACTCTCTCTAGCTCCGTCCTCTCATCCCCTCTGCGATTCCGATCCCATCCACCCTAATTCCAGCTCCAGAGCGACTCCGGCTTCGACCTCGACTACGAGGAGGAGATGACCCTCCGCATTGCGTTGGAGCGGTCCAAGGTGGACACCGGCGGCAGCTCCGGATTTGGAGCGTCGCCGCGGCTCCCGTGCCGGCGCATCGCGGGCGTCGGAGCTAGACCCTCCCGGCCCGTAGTCCACACCGCCCCCACGCCGTCTCCTTCCCCCGTCGGCCCCTCCTCCACACGGGCAGCGGTGGGTGCTAGTGCCGGCGCCGTCGCCCCCCCCTCCCCCGCGCGCTTTGAAATCGGAGGCGTGCGCCGAGCGTCGTGATAGGCAGCGGGCACGGGAGAGGGACGCGGCGCAGCAGTTCGCGCGCCGCCACCGCGGGATGCAGGCGGATCAGGCCGACGAGAAGGAGTGGCTCCTCATATGGGTGTATCGTCGGGCGCTCACGACGACGAAGACGAACGCTCGCCACCTCCGATGGAAGGACGCCAAGGCGCCCCGGCTTGCTATTGAGCAGTTGGAGCGGGAGGCGAAGGAGGCAGCAGCGGAGGCGGTCGGGGTCGCCAAGTTGAAGCGAGAGCAGGACAGGGCGGTCCGTCGGATGAAGGGGCTCATCATCTTCTCCGACTCCGACGACGATGGCTacacctcctcctcggacgatCAAGACCCTTCACCAGCCGTGGGCGCCTGCAGCTGCGCCGACAACCAGAAGGGCAAAGGCCCAGCAAGGAATTGGTGATCCTGCCCCCTCCTCATATGTTTATATCGTTTTTAGTTGTAGAAGTTTAAGAACTTGTCTGCTGACAAACTAAGATGATCTTTTGGATGTTGCAAAGTTTGTTAATGTCCATTTACAGCCGATCTTGTGTCCGTCGTCCAAATCCGACGCCTCATCGCTAGCCAGAAGTGAAGCTTGCACTTGGCCGGAGCCCAAGACAACCAAAGGGCTCGACCGCACGGGAACCTCTCGAGGCAAGCAAAGAACGCCTGGTAAGCCGAGGTCGCAGAATATACCTCAGTCGGCGTCCACTTTCAGATTATGCGATCTGACAAAGAACACCTGGTAAGCTAATGGTCTTTGAATTCAAGTGAGGTTCAAGTGTTATGTTTGACAAACTTTGATCCAAATTCGGCCAAATGCAAACAGTGAATTGAGCTCTTTAAATGGAATTCAAAATGACCTTCAGCGATCATTCCCCCACGACCTACAACTTCACCCGCGACAAGCATGCCGTATAGGTCAAGGTTGTGGGAGCGTTCCATTAAATGTCACATTTGGGCAGCCTATATTGGAGCGGAGT
The Aegilops tauschii subsp. strangulata cultivar AL8/78 chromosome 3, Aet v6.0, whole genome shotgun sequence genome window above contains:
- the LOC109752943 gene encoding probable F-box protein At2g36090 — translated: MQTTVEDLPADVLACALRRLDGPSLAAASCATAGLRALAAEPETWRALCVARWPSLLQTQRRDILGSAAVSPQRLFADAFPFPSSSTDAASVTAADQCLPVELISAVDVYHKGAPLFSRVVETSTSSSWFLTSPFRVDAVECKDPVPAASFSPSDLELSWIVVDPRSGRAVNVSSRRAVAVDRHWYTGETLVRFAVVLGGSKFEGTVTCSEEAGYLREVSLTVEDAENAAVSGEGSLRLLAAAMEGPRKGGEKEREEAKRRYEEFVRSKRGRKESKARREVLVDLCCSAVGAVAVLSFLASVVLR